In the genome of Vanacampus margaritifer isolate UIUO_Vmar chromosome 1, RoL_Vmar_1.0, whole genome shotgun sequence, one region contains:
- the nsd2 gene encoding histone-lysine N-methyltransferase NSD2 isoform X4, whose protein sequence is MNEVVRSSIYFLWLFFFLFLRVRRQPITSEHFSRWSASQFEFPAKAFSLHLNEIRPLTPWINSPFPFKRPPGRPASRVREKDLNGMDGIGSSLPSMPEPANPVSMKQPPESRGDPSLLMDQAAAQLAATLQDGVLHKMSGHDRLKDLTSLVLNGDQDAIPKLCAAETPVLKGAEAPPSNGTHQHACGPHGEPELKVTVPLVVKAPLFEPCSASGTSLAAVVEGAASVPEGRQEVKKRRGRPQKPKPHANLGSSAVPEDVLNHAWEAAEKPALVCEPSADATEAPSLPSSFSVGDVVWTKVSGYPWWPCIVTTDPELNHHIKPNAKSRSGLLYHVQYFGDAPERGYVSEKNLVAFAQESQYQELCLRNKQPASRVLHKKTLPCVPRKLRPQWKMGVIQATEALAMSLDERLANFIFVYDRDGPRLNPCILDKLKPEPNLEAEARLLMGEAAAAKRGQRLNGGHLKKKDQDSLLQKKRRPKQAGSPLKTDARRKMATSPAEKRMLGEGSAPGKRGLKQTSKRTRVLDAAVDPQPKKRRKNGQAWMLAGADEKIRRRTWKADKEVKASKKPLKKHQVLLADDREAEKPKRQRKRKQDGENLGEPAKTKRRSSLCPELEASGSEGCPDSPGDSLDGMKKGERKKEFVCQVCERAGEDLLPCEGQCCGMFHLRCLDQSVTAADKPLCRPCSTGLHSCFACKRSDGDVRRCHAAHCGKFYHEVCARLSPLSVFDNKGFRCPLHACLSCHYGCRTQHKSTKGRLMRCLRCPVAYHVGDQCLAAGSETVTSAAIVCTNHFNAKKGYSHHSHVNVSWCFVCSKGGQLLCCESCPAAFHPDCLNIAMPDGSWFCNDCRAGKKPKYRDIIWVKLGTYRWWPAEIQHPRNVPTNIQHLRHEIGEFPVFFFGSKDYFWTHQGRVFPYMEGDRGSKNQKNGIGKVFKRALSEAESQFKEMKMKQEAKEAQEKNRKPPPYKFIKVNKAVGKVQVYAADVSEIPKCNCKPSVERPCGFESECLNRMLQYECHPHVCPSGQRCCNQDFSKRLYPDTKIVKTPGKGWGLVALRDIKKGEFVNEYIGELIDEDECRARIKYAHENNITDFYMLTIDKDRIIDAGPKGNFSRFMNHSCQPNCETQKWTVNGDTRVGLFAVCDIPAGTELTFNYNLDCLGNEKTVCRCGAPNCSGFLGDRPKNSNGQASDPKGKRLKRKYRKRRTDGKKSDDECFRCGDGGQLVICGKKTCTKAFHLSCLNRSKRPFGRWDCPWHHCDVCGKNSDAFCQLCPNSFCKAHQEGALRAWPPTGQLCCLEHDERQDSAPAVLPESPAGKAQVKNGKRKAAEP, encoded by the exons ATGAATGAGGTAGTGCGGTCATCCATCTACTTcctatggttgtttttttttctttttcttcgtGTGCGCCGCCAACCAATCACGAGTGAGCATTTTTCGCGCTGGTCGGCCTCACAGTTTGAGTTCCCCGCAAAAGCCTTTTCACTCCACTTGAATGAAATTCGTCCATTAACGCCATGGATAAACTCCCCGTTTCCGTTTAAGCGACCGCCGGGACGTCCAGCCAGCAG AGTTCGTGAGAAGGACTTGAATGGAATGGACGGCATAGGGAGCTCCTTGCCTTCGATGCCCGAGCCGGCCAACCCCGTCAGCATGAAGCAGCCGCCAGAGTCTCGCGGCGACCCCTCCCTGCTCATGGACCAGGCCGCCGCGCAGCTGGCCGCCACCTTGCAGGACGGCGTGCTCCACAAGATGTCCGGCCACGACAGGCTCAAGGACCTCACGTCTTTGGTGCTCAACGGCGACCAGGACGCCATCCCCAAGCTGTGCGCCGCCGAGACGCCCGTCCTCAAGGGTGCCGAAGCGCCCCCTTCCAACGGAACCCATCAGCACGCGTGCGGTCCGCACGGCGAACCGGAGCTGAAGGTGACCGTACCGCTGGTGGTCAAGGCGCCGCTCTTTGAGCCGTGCTCGGCCAGCGGGACCAGCTTGGCCGCCGTTGTCGAAGGTGCGGCGTCGGTGCCTGAGGGAAGACAGGAAGTGAAGAAGCGGCGGGGGAGACCTCAAAAACCCAAACCTCACGCTAACCTGGGTTCTTCCGCCGTACCCGAAGATGTTCTCAATCATGCTTGGGAGGCAGCGGAGAAG CCTGCACTCGTCTGCGAGCCGTCAGCAGACGCCACCGAAGCGCCGTCTTTGCCGAGCAGCTTCTCCGTTGGCGACGTGGTCTGGACCAAAGTGTCGGGGTACCCCTGGTGGCCCTGCATCGTCACTACCGACCCCGAACTCAACCACCACATCAAACCCAACG CCAAAAGCAGGTCGGGGCTGCTTTACCATGTGCAGTATTTCGGAGATGCTCCTGAGAGGGGTTACGTTTCCGAGAAGAACCTGGTAGCCTTCGCTCAGGAGAGCCAGTACCAGGAGCTCTGCCTGCGCAACAAGCAGCCGGCCTCACGTGTCCTCCACAAAAAG ACGCTTCCCTGCGTGCCCCGCAAACTGCGTCCTCAGTGGAAGATGGGCGTGATCCAGGCCACCGAGGCGCTGGCCATGTCGCTGGACGAGCGCTTGGCCAACTTCATCTTCGTGTACGACCGCGACGGGCCCCGCCTCAACCCGTGCATCCTGGACAAGCTCAAGCCGGAGCCCAACCTTGAGGCGGAGGCGCGGCTGCTGATGGGCGAGGCCGCCGCCGCCAAACGCGGACAGCGGCTCAACGGAGGCCATCTGAAGAAGAAAGACCAGGACTCTCTGCTGCAG AAGAAGCGGAGGCCCAAACAAGCTGGCTCGCCACTGAAGACCGACGCCAGGAGGAAGATGGCAACGAGTCCGGCCGAGAAGAGGATGTTGGGCGAAGGTTCGGCTCCAG GTAAGAGAGGGCTGAAGCAAACCTCCAAAAGGACACGCGTGTTGGACGCAGCCGTGGACCCGCAGCCCAAGAAGAGGCGGAAAAAT GGCCAGGCCTGGATGTTGGCGGGAGCCGACGAGAAGATCAGGAGGAGGACGTGGAAAGCTGACAAAGAAGTCAAAGCAAGCAAGAAACCGCTAAAAAAGCACCAAGTGCTTCTTGCGG ATGACCGAGAAGCAGAGAAACCAAAGCGCCAAAGAAAGCGGAAGCAGGATGGCGAGAACCTCGGCGAGCCCGCCAAGACCAAAAGACGCTCGTCACTTTGTCCGGAGCTTGAG GCTTCCGGAAGCGAAGGCTGTCCCGATTCTCCCGGCGACAGCCTGGATGGGATGAAAAAGGGAGAACGCAAGAAAGAATTTGTCTGCCAG GTGTGCGAGCGGGCCGGCGAGGACCTGCTGCCCTGCGAAGGTCAATGCTGCGGGATGTTCCATCTGCGCTGTCTGGACCAAAGCGTGACAGCGGCCGACAAGCCGCTGTGCCGGCCGTGCAGCACGG GGCTTCACTCCTGCTTCGCGTGCAAGCGGTCGGACGGCGACGTGCGGCGCTGCCACGCGGCGCACTGCGGCAAGTTCTACCACGAGGTGTGCGCCCGCCTCAGCCCGCTCAGCGTCTTCGACAACAAAGGCTTCCGCTGCCCGCTGCACGCCTGCCTCAGCTGCCACTACGGCTGCCGCACGCAGCACAAGTCCACCAAAG GGCGGCTGATGCGGTGCCTGCGCTGCCCGGTGGCGTACCACGTGGGCGACCAGTGCCTGGCGGCGGGCAGCGAGACCGTCACCAGCGCCGCCATTGTCTGCACCAACCATTTCAACGCCAAGAAGGGATACAGCCACCACAGCCACGTCAACGTCAGCTGGTGCTTCGTCTGCTCCAAAG GAGGTCAGCTGCTGTGCTGCGAGTCGTGTCCCGCCGCCTTCCACCCCGACTGCCTGAACATCGCCATGCCCGACGGCAGCTGGTTCTGCAACGACTGCCGCGCCGGCAAGAAACCCAAATACCGAGACATCATCTGGGTCAAACTGGGAACTTACCG GTGGTGGCCGGCGGAGATTCAGCACCCCCGCAACGTCCCCACCAACATCCAGCACCTTCGCCACGAGATCGGGGAGTTCCCCGTCTTCTTCTTCGGATCCAAGGACTACTTCTGGACCCACCAGGGCCGCGTCTTCCCTTACATGGAGGGCGACCGGGGAAGCAAGAACCAGAAGAACGGCATCGGGAAAGTCTTCAAGAGGG CGTTGTCGGAGGCCGAATCTCAATTCAAGGAGATGAAGATGAAGCAGGAGGCCAAGGAGGCGCAGGAGAAAAATCGAAAACCGCCGCCGTACAAGTTCATCAAG GTCAACAAAGCGGTGGGCAAAGTGCAGGTGTACGCGGCCGACGTGTCGGAGATCCCGAAGTGCAACTGCAAGCCGTCGGTGGAGCGTCCGTGCGGCTTCGAGTCGGAGTGCCTGAACCGCATGCTGCAGTACGAGTGCCACCCGCACGTTTGCCCCAGCGGCCAGCGCTGCTGCAACCAGGACTTCAGCAAGCGCCTCTACCCGGACACCAAGATCGTCAAGACGCCCGGCAAGGGGTGGGGCCTCGTCGCGCTGCGGGACATCAAGAAG GGGGAGTTTGTGAACGAGTACATCGGCGAGCTGATAGACGAGGACGAATGCCGGGCCAGGATCAAATACGCGCACGAGAACAACATCACCGACTTCTACATGCTGACAATTGACAAG GACCGAATCATCGACGCCGGTCCCAAGGGCAACTTCTCTCGCTTCATGAACCACAGCTGCCAGCCCAACTGCGAGACGCAGAAGTGGACCGTCAACGGAGACACGCGCGTCGGACTCTTCGCCGTCTGCGACATCCCGGCGG GCACCGAGCTGACGTTCAACTACAACTTGGATTGTTTGGGGAACGAGAAGACGGTGTGTCGCTGCGGCGCCCCCAACTGCAGCGGCTTCCTGGGAGATCGACCCAag AACTCCAACGGGCAGGCGAGCGATCCCAAAGGCAAGCGGCTGAAGCGCAAGTACAGGAAGCGGCGGACGGATGGCAAGAAGTCGGATGACGAGTGTTTCCGCTGCGGCGACGGAGGTCAGCTGGTCATCTGCGGCAAGAAGACGTGCACGAAAGCTTTTCACCTGTCCTGCCTCAACCGCTCCAAGAGGCCCTTTG GTCGCTGGGACTGCCCGTGGCACCACTGCGACGTCTGCGGCAAGAACTCCGACGCCTTCTGCCAGCTGTGCCCCAACTCCTTCTGCAAGGCCCACCAGGAGGGGGCGCTGCGTGCCTGGCCGCCCACCGGCCAGCTGTGCTGCCTGGAACACGACGAGCGCCAGGACTCCGCCCCCGCCGTCCTTCCCGAGAGCCCCGCCGGGAAGGCCCAAGTCAAGAACGGCAAGAGGAAAGCGGCCGAACCTTAG
- the nsd2 gene encoding histone-lysine N-methyltransferase NSD2 isoform X3 — protein sequence MDGIGSSLPSMPEPANPVSMKQPPESRGDPSLLMDQAAAQLAATLQDGVLHKMSGHDRLKDLTSLVLNGDQDAIPKLCAAETPVLKGAEAPPSNGTHQHACGPHGEPELKVTVPLVVKAPLFEPCSASGTSLAAVVEGAASVPEGRQEVKKRRGRPQKPKPHANLGSSAVPEDVLNHAWEAAEKSRATVRRELPQQQKDLIVERYQSGEGYKRISKTLGMPWNTVKTVIVKWRKYGTTENLPRTGRPSKLDEKMRRKVVRKAAERPTRSLEELQELLPALVCEPSADATEAPSLPSSFSVGDVVWTKVSGYPWWPCIVTTDPELNHHIKPNAKSRSGLLYHVQYFGDAPERGYVSEKNLVAFAQESQYQELCLRNKQPASRVLHKKTLPCVPRKLRPQWKMGVIQATEALAMSLDERLANFIFVYDRDGPRLNPCILDKLKPEPNLEAEARLLMGEAAAAKRGQRLNGGHLKKKDQDSLLQKKRRPKQAGSPLKTDARRKMATSPAEKRMLGEGSAPGKRGLKQTSKRTRVLDAAVDPQPKKRRKNGQAWMLAGADEKIRRRTWKADKEVKASKKPLKKHQVLLADDREAEKPKRQRKRKQDGENLGEPAKTKRRSSLCPELEASGSEGCPDSPGDSLDGMKKGERKKEFVCQVCERAGEDLLPCEGQCCGMFHLRCLDQSVTAADKPLCRPCSTGLHSCFACKRSDGDVRRCHAAHCGKFYHEVCARLSPLSVFDNKGFRCPLHACLSCHYGCRTQHKSTKGRLMRCLRCPVAYHVGDQCLAAGSETVTSAAIVCTNHFNAKKGYSHHSHVNVSWCFVCSKGGQLLCCESCPAAFHPDCLNIAMPDGSWFCNDCRAGKKPKYRDIIWVKLGTYRWWPAEIQHPRNVPTNIQHLRHEIGEFPVFFFGSKDYFWTHQGRVFPYMEGDRGSKNQKNGIGKVFKRALSEAESQFKEMKMKQEAKEAQEKNRKPPPYKFIKVNKAVGKVQVYAADVSEIPKCNCKPSVERPCGFESECLNRMLQYECHPHVCPSGQRCCNQDFSKRLYPDTKIVKTPGKGWGLVALRDIKKGEFVNEYIGELIDEDECRARIKYAHENNITDFYMLTIDKDRIIDAGPKGNFSRFMNHSCQPNCETQKWTVNGDTRVGLFAVCDIPAGTELTFNYNLDCLGNEKTVCRCGAPNCSGFLGDRPKNSNGQASDPKGKRLKRKYRKRRTDGKKSDDECFRCGDGGQLVICGKKTCTKAFHLSCLNRSKRPFGRWDCPWHHCDVCGKNSDAFCQLCPNSFCKAHQEGALRAWPPTGQLCCLEHDERQDSAPAVLPESPAGKAQVKNGKRKAAEP from the exons ATGGACGGCATAGGGAGCTCCTTGCCTTCGATGCCCGAGCCGGCCAACCCCGTCAGCATGAAGCAGCCGCCAGAGTCTCGCGGCGACCCCTCCCTGCTCATGGACCAGGCCGCCGCGCAGCTGGCCGCCACCTTGCAGGACGGCGTGCTCCACAAGATGTCCGGCCACGACAGGCTCAAGGACCTCACGTCTTTGGTGCTCAACGGCGACCAGGACGCCATCCCCAAGCTGTGCGCCGCCGAGACGCCCGTCCTCAAGGGTGCCGAAGCGCCCCCTTCCAACGGAACCCATCAGCACGCGTGCGGTCCGCACGGCGAACCGGAGCTGAAGGTGACCGTACCGCTGGTGGTCAAGGCGCCGCTCTTTGAGCCGTGCTCGGCCAGCGGGACCAGCTTGGCCGCCGTTGTCGAAGGTGCGGCGTCGGTGCCTGAGGGAAGACAGGAAGTGAAGAAGCGGCGGGGGAGACCTCAAAAACCCAAACCTCACGCTAACCTGGGTTCTTCCGCCGTACCCGAAGATGTTCTCAATCATGCTTGGGAGGCAGCGGAGAAG TCACGAGCCACGGTCCGCCGAGAGCTTCCACAGCAGCAGAAGGACCTCATTGTTGAAAGGTATCAGTCAGGAGAAGGGTACAAAAGAATTTCCAAGACATTAGGCATGCCGTGGAACACGGTGAAGACGGTCATCGTCAAGTGGAGAAAGTACGGCACTACGGAGAATTTGCCGAGAACTGGACGTCCCTCCAAATTGGATGAAAAGATGAGACGAAAAGTGGTCAGAAAGGCTGCCGAGAGGCCCACTCGATCGTTGGAGGAGCTGCAGGAACTTCTG CCTGCACTCGTCTGCGAGCCGTCAGCAGACGCCACCGAAGCGCCGTCTTTGCCGAGCAGCTTCTCCGTTGGCGACGTGGTCTGGACCAAAGTGTCGGGGTACCCCTGGTGGCCCTGCATCGTCACTACCGACCCCGAACTCAACCACCACATCAAACCCAACG CCAAAAGCAGGTCGGGGCTGCTTTACCATGTGCAGTATTTCGGAGATGCTCCTGAGAGGGGTTACGTTTCCGAGAAGAACCTGGTAGCCTTCGCTCAGGAGAGCCAGTACCAGGAGCTCTGCCTGCGCAACAAGCAGCCGGCCTCACGTGTCCTCCACAAAAAG ACGCTTCCCTGCGTGCCCCGCAAACTGCGTCCTCAGTGGAAGATGGGCGTGATCCAGGCCACCGAGGCGCTGGCCATGTCGCTGGACGAGCGCTTGGCCAACTTCATCTTCGTGTACGACCGCGACGGGCCCCGCCTCAACCCGTGCATCCTGGACAAGCTCAAGCCGGAGCCCAACCTTGAGGCGGAGGCGCGGCTGCTGATGGGCGAGGCCGCCGCCGCCAAACGCGGACAGCGGCTCAACGGAGGCCATCTGAAGAAGAAAGACCAGGACTCTCTGCTGCAG AAGAAGCGGAGGCCCAAACAAGCTGGCTCGCCACTGAAGACCGACGCCAGGAGGAAGATGGCAACGAGTCCGGCCGAGAAGAGGATGTTGGGCGAAGGTTCGGCTCCAG GTAAGAGAGGGCTGAAGCAAACCTCCAAAAGGACACGCGTGTTGGACGCAGCCGTGGACCCGCAGCCCAAGAAGAGGCGGAAAAAT GGCCAGGCCTGGATGTTGGCGGGAGCCGACGAGAAGATCAGGAGGAGGACGTGGAAAGCTGACAAAGAAGTCAAAGCAAGCAAGAAACCGCTAAAAAAGCACCAAGTGCTTCTTGCGG ATGACCGAGAAGCAGAGAAACCAAAGCGCCAAAGAAAGCGGAAGCAGGATGGCGAGAACCTCGGCGAGCCCGCCAAGACCAAAAGACGCTCGTCACTTTGTCCGGAGCTTGAG GCTTCCGGAAGCGAAGGCTGTCCCGATTCTCCCGGCGACAGCCTGGATGGGATGAAAAAGGGAGAACGCAAGAAAGAATTTGTCTGCCAG GTGTGCGAGCGGGCCGGCGAGGACCTGCTGCCCTGCGAAGGTCAATGCTGCGGGATGTTCCATCTGCGCTGTCTGGACCAAAGCGTGACAGCGGCCGACAAGCCGCTGTGCCGGCCGTGCAGCACGG GGCTTCACTCCTGCTTCGCGTGCAAGCGGTCGGACGGCGACGTGCGGCGCTGCCACGCGGCGCACTGCGGCAAGTTCTACCACGAGGTGTGCGCCCGCCTCAGCCCGCTCAGCGTCTTCGACAACAAAGGCTTCCGCTGCCCGCTGCACGCCTGCCTCAGCTGCCACTACGGCTGCCGCACGCAGCACAAGTCCACCAAAG GGCGGCTGATGCGGTGCCTGCGCTGCCCGGTGGCGTACCACGTGGGCGACCAGTGCCTGGCGGCGGGCAGCGAGACCGTCACCAGCGCCGCCATTGTCTGCACCAACCATTTCAACGCCAAGAAGGGATACAGCCACCACAGCCACGTCAACGTCAGCTGGTGCTTCGTCTGCTCCAAAG GAGGTCAGCTGCTGTGCTGCGAGTCGTGTCCCGCCGCCTTCCACCCCGACTGCCTGAACATCGCCATGCCCGACGGCAGCTGGTTCTGCAACGACTGCCGCGCCGGCAAGAAACCCAAATACCGAGACATCATCTGGGTCAAACTGGGAACTTACCG GTGGTGGCCGGCGGAGATTCAGCACCCCCGCAACGTCCCCACCAACATCCAGCACCTTCGCCACGAGATCGGGGAGTTCCCCGTCTTCTTCTTCGGATCCAAGGACTACTTCTGGACCCACCAGGGCCGCGTCTTCCCTTACATGGAGGGCGACCGGGGAAGCAAGAACCAGAAGAACGGCATCGGGAAAGTCTTCAAGAGGG CGTTGTCGGAGGCCGAATCTCAATTCAAGGAGATGAAGATGAAGCAGGAGGCCAAGGAGGCGCAGGAGAAAAATCGAAAACCGCCGCCGTACAAGTTCATCAAG GTCAACAAAGCGGTGGGCAAAGTGCAGGTGTACGCGGCCGACGTGTCGGAGATCCCGAAGTGCAACTGCAAGCCGTCGGTGGAGCGTCCGTGCGGCTTCGAGTCGGAGTGCCTGAACCGCATGCTGCAGTACGAGTGCCACCCGCACGTTTGCCCCAGCGGCCAGCGCTGCTGCAACCAGGACTTCAGCAAGCGCCTCTACCCGGACACCAAGATCGTCAAGACGCCCGGCAAGGGGTGGGGCCTCGTCGCGCTGCGGGACATCAAGAAG GGGGAGTTTGTGAACGAGTACATCGGCGAGCTGATAGACGAGGACGAATGCCGGGCCAGGATCAAATACGCGCACGAGAACAACATCACCGACTTCTACATGCTGACAATTGACAAG GACCGAATCATCGACGCCGGTCCCAAGGGCAACTTCTCTCGCTTCATGAACCACAGCTGCCAGCCCAACTGCGAGACGCAGAAGTGGACCGTCAACGGAGACACGCGCGTCGGACTCTTCGCCGTCTGCGACATCCCGGCGG GCACCGAGCTGACGTTCAACTACAACTTGGATTGTTTGGGGAACGAGAAGACGGTGTGTCGCTGCGGCGCCCCCAACTGCAGCGGCTTCCTGGGAGATCGACCCAag AACTCCAACGGGCAGGCGAGCGATCCCAAAGGCAAGCGGCTGAAGCGCAAGTACAGGAAGCGGCGGACGGATGGCAAGAAGTCGGATGACGAGTGTTTCCGCTGCGGCGACGGAGGTCAGCTGGTCATCTGCGGCAAGAAGACGTGCACGAAAGCTTTTCACCTGTCCTGCCTCAACCGCTCCAAGAGGCCCTTTG GTCGCTGGGACTGCCCGTGGCACCACTGCGACGTCTGCGGCAAGAACTCCGACGCCTTCTGCCAGCTGTGCCCCAACTCCTTCTGCAAGGCCCACCAGGAGGGGGCGCTGCGTGCCTGGCCGCCCACCGGCCAGCTGTGCTGCCTGGAACACGACGAGCGCCAGGACTCCGCCCCCGCCGTCCTTCCCGAGAGCCCCGCCGGGAAGGCCCAAGTCAAGAACGGCAAGAGGAAAGCGGCCGAACCTTAG